CGGCGTACCAAGGTGGTGAAGAACACCGCGGCATAGGCCACCCACACGACGGTCATCCACACCGCTCCGGAGAACTCGATCTCGGCGTATTCCTTGGTGGTGGTGTAACCCAACGGCAGGCTGACCAGCATGATTACGATCACCGACTGCCAGCCCCAAAAGGTAAAGGCTGCCAGGGTGTCGGAAAACAGCCGGACCTGGCAGGTACGCTGTACCGCGTAATAGCTGGCGGCAAATTGTGCGCTGCCGGCAAAGCCGAAAATCACCAGGCTGGTGTGCAACGGTCGCAAACGGCCAAAGGTGGTCCAGGGTAGATCAAGGTTCATTTCGGGCCACACCAATTGCGATGCGATCCACACGCCCATGGCCATGCCTACCACGCCCCAGACGAGGGTGGCGATAACGAATTGCCGCACGACTTTATAGTTATAGGCCTGCCCGATTGTTGCTGTGCTCATGCTCAGTCCTCCCACGGTTCCAAGTGGCGGCACTGTAGGAAGCGTGGGCAAAACAAAACAGGCTCAGAAAAACTCATTCATGCGGATCAGTGTTATCGGCCTGAAATAGCGACGTTTAGGCGCTCTGATCTGCTTTTTAACGCCATACCTGAATCTTCAACGTACTGCGCCGTAGCTGCATAGTGGGCCCATAGAAGACGCGCCCGCTGTCGCGCAGGCGTTAATTACACGCCACCCCGTGCATCTGCCATGATCGAGCTTCGCAACCTGGCTCACCCAAGGAACGCCGCAATGGACGATGTACAGCAACTGGGCGAGATGCTTCGTCATTACGCCGATAGCGAAGCGCACAAGAAACAGCAATTCGATGTGCAGTCGGCGCGCTGGGCACAAAAACTCGGTGAACTGTTCGGGCAGATCGAGCAATGGCTGGAACCGGTCAAGACGGTGGGCTTGCTCGAAGTCCATCGTGAAGCCTATGTGGCCAGCGGCCCAAGCGTGCCGGTGGAGACCTCGACGTTCAAGACCGAGAAGCTGACCGTGCACATCACCGGTAAGCCCGTGGAATTCGTCCCGGATGTGATGGGTGTGGGCGGTTTCATTTCGGTGGCGGTGATGGGCCTGACCGCCGCACGTCATGGCAGCGTCTCGCTGGTGCTACCGGCGGATAAAAACGATTGGCTATGGAAGAAAACCAATGGCCTCAAGGACCCCGACACCTTCAGCTTTGACGCCAACTTCCTCGCCTCTCAGCTCCAAGGCCTGATTCCCCGCGAGCGTAGTTAACCGGTTTGCCCGAAACGGGCAGGTCTGAAAGGCCGCCTTCGCAGGCAAGCCAGCTCCCACATTCGACCGCATTTCAAAGGATGGACTCGGTCACCTGTAGGAGCTGTCGAGCTTTAGCGAGGCTGCGAAGACGGCGGCATTGGCGATAAAAATGTTGTGCCAAGCCGCCGTCATCGCAGGCAAGTGCTTATTTCAAGGCAGGGTCACCTGGGTTGAGCTTTTTCCAGCTTTGCATCACCGCCTGCGCCTTGGGCTCCTGGCCGTTCTCCAGGTAATACTGGATCAGCGACAGCCGCGCGTTACGGTTGTAAGGCTGGCGCTGCAACAGGCTTTCCAGTTGTTGGGTGGCTTCATCGACCTTGCCGCCGTCGTGCAAGGCGACGGCGAGTACAAACGCGTACTGCGCGTTGGCGGGGTCCAATCGCACAGCGTTGCGTAAGTAGGGCATGGCATTGGCCGCATCGCCTGCACGAATCAGCATCAGCCCATGGGTGTGCTGCAACAGCGCCGCATCCGGATGTTGTGCCAACTGCTCGGTGATCAGGCTGCGCGCCTCCTGCGCGCGGCCGTTGGCTTCAAGCCACTGCGCGAGGGTGACCAGCGCAGGAAAAAAGTCCGGGTCACGTAGCAACGCCGTGCGCAACTGACCTTCCACTTTGTCGCCACGGCCACTGGCCTGGTACAGCATGGCCAGGTTGAGGTTGGCTTCGGCGCGCTCCAGCAGGCTCATTTGCACCTGTTCGTACTCGGCGATGGCGCTATTCCAGGCCGGGCCTTGGCCGGGCACGCTCAACAGGTCCCGCGCGGCGATGATGCGCACAGCCCGCACCGGGTCTTTGAGCAACGTACCGTAAAGCGCCACGCGTTCTGGGGGTGGCAGCAGGGCGCTGACCGCACGCACGGCGCTTTCCCGTACTTGCGGGGCAGGGTGGGAGAGATCCTTGGTCGCCAAAGTCAGTGCCTGCTGGCTCGGGTAGTTGGGCAACTCCACCAGCAACGTCGCACGCTGGATCGCCGGCAGGTTGCCACGCGCCAACTGGTCATAGAGCGCCTGGGCTGCGCCCGGTTCTGCGCCGCGAATCAACGCCATGCTTTCGGCGTAAGAGGGCGCCTTGAGCACGTCACGCGCTGCCGCTGGGATGCTAAAGCTGTGGTCATGGCGCAAGTCGTTACCCATGTAGACCTTGCCTGGCATGTGGCAATCGACACAGAACGCACCGGCCTTGCCCATGTGGTCGGCGGAGTCGTACTGCTTGGCCTGCAACCCCCGCCCATCCACCGTGGTGTACGGGGTTTTGCCCGCCGGGTTATGACATTGCGCGCAAACGGCATTGCCGGGTGCCTTGAGCTCATTGCTGTGGGGGTTGTGGCAGTTGCTGCAGCGCACGCCTTTTTCGGCCATTTTGCTTTGCGCGAAGGAGCCGTGTTCGAACACTTCGTCCTTGATCTTGCCGTCCAGGGCGTACAGCTCGCGGGTCAATACGCTGGGCAGGTAGTCGTCCATCAACCGTTTGCCCACGGTGAAACCATCGCCCAGGGCGCACGGCGCGCATGACAGCGCGCACAGGTTTCCAGCTCGACGGTGGCGTCTTTGTCTTTGAGGTCTACGGCGAAGCCGGCATGCAGCAGGTCACCCTTTTTGCCGCCCATTGCAGGTGGTTGGACGCCGGGCCATGACAGGCCTGGCAGCCGACGCCGAGACTGTTCCACTGGCTGTCGAAGCTGTTTTTGACCGCGTCGAAATTGCGCTTGTAGCCGGTGGTGTGGCACTCCACGCACATGAAGTTGGCGTTCTGGCTGGGTTTGCTCCAGTGCAGCGGGTTCTTGAAGTTCACGCCTTGGCCGGGGTAAAGGTGAAACCAGCGATGCTGCTGCGTATCCCAGGCCACGCCGAGGGCTTGCAGGCGCCCCTCGCCAACCTCTATCAGGTATTGCTGCAACGGGGCGATGCCAAAGGTGTAGGCCACCTTGAAGTCAGCCGTTTGGCCGTCGCTGCCGGGGGTATTGACCCAATACTCGGCGCCCCGGCGAAAAAAACGCGTGGTTTCGCCTTCGCCGGTAAAGCTTGCGTCATTGAAGTCTGCCGGCACCGTCTGCGCGTTGGCCGCTTGCATCGCCAACTGATGGTGGGAACCTTGCCAGTCCTTGACTTGCGCCTGGTGGCAACCCTGGCATTGCTGTTCATCGACCATCTGCGCGGGGCGATGGGCGCCGGTTTTACGGCCGCCACAGGTGCCGGCAAGCGAGGTGTACCGGCCTGCAGGAAAAACCAGATCCCGGCCATGGCCAGCAACAGCAACACAATCAATACGGGGTAGAGGTAACGTCGGAGTGAATCACGGTGGGGTACGGCTGGTTCTTTTTTGGGCTTGGGCATTCCGACTTCCGTTGTCTTGATGCATGGACGCTCTACGGCGTGCTTAAGCTTCGTGCAGCTTTGACGCTGTGCTCAAGTCTGTCAAACGCACGGCGCGAAATAGCGGCTATTTCTCCAGAGTTGGCTATACCTACAAGCTCAATGTTTCAGTGATGACCGCCAGGGAGTTCAATGATGAAACTAAGGCTAACGATCAGCGCGCTGTGCATCGCCTCAATCGCAATGGCAGGTTGTGCCAGCAAGGTCACCCAACCCGAGGAATACTCCGGGTTTCTCTCCGACTACAGCCAACTCAAGGAAGCCAAGTCCCCGTCGGGTGCCGAGGTGATGCGTTGGGTTGATCCCAAGCTGGACCTGAGCCGCTACACCGCGGTGTACGTCGAACCGACCCAGTTCTATCCCAAGCCCCAGGCCACCGCCAAGATCCCGGAAAGCACCCTCAACGGCATCAACACCTACTACAACCAGGCGCTCAAGCGTGAGCTGGAAAAATCCCTGCCCTTGGCCAACGCCCCTGGCCCCGGGGTGATTGTGGTGCGTGCGGCGATCACTGCTGTCAGCAGCAAGACCGAAGCCCTCGCGCCGTACGAATACATCCCCGTAGCGCTGGTCGTGGCGGCCGCCAGTACGGCGACGGGCCACCGTGACCAGGAAACCACCCTGGGCACCGAGGCGCAGTTCCTCGACGGTGCCAGCGGCAAGGTGCTGGCCCAAGTAGTGCGCAAGGGCACCGGCAAGCCGCTGTCCAACGACGCCCAAGCGATGAAGGCCGACGATGTGAAAAGCGTCATCGACGGTTGGGCGTCAGACCTGCATCAGTCGTACGTGAAGCTCAAAAGCACTAGAACGTATTACGCGCCTGCCGGTTGTAATAGCTGAGCAGGGCGTCGTAGCGGCGGGTGACGAGGTAGTAGTCGTCACTCAGCTGCTGCGGCAGCGCGCGGGCCTGCCAGTCTTTTCCAATGTGCGTAACGCTGCCAGGTAAGCCTCGGCGGGCGAGGTGATGATGTACCACATGTACTCGGCGTCCTCATCCCGCTCCGGGCTGGTGGGCGTGCGGATGTAGGCCTTGGTGCCATCGGCGGCTTGTTGCACCGCTGCGGCCAGGGTGGCGACCGCCTGCGGTGTGAGGCTCGCATCACGCATGCCGAGTTCGATCTGGTTCACCGCCTCACGCGCCGCGATCATGTAGTTGAGGATGTGCCAATGCACGTCGCGACCGAACCGCGCCTCCAGCAACGCCAGTTGCGCAGGCCGCATGCGCAGGTCCTCCACTTCCAAATCGTTACGCAGCTCGGCAGATACCCGCCAGTAGTCCTCGCCTTTTTTCTCCAGCTCTTGCGCCAGGTGCTTGTTCATCACCTGCGCGACCATTTGCTGTGTGCTCGGCGGTATACCGTTGGCGCGATAGGCCGGTATGACGGTGTCAGACAGTGAGGTGAACTTATTCAACTGGTAGGCGTACACGCTGGCCAGCCCAACCATGCGACTGCCAGGGTCCTGGCGCTCCAGCTTCAGGGTGTAGAGCTGCGAGCAGACTGCCGCCTGGATCAGGCGCGGTTCGGGCTCGTTACGGTCGCCATAGTTATCCGTGTCACGCGCTTCTGGCTGGGTTGAGTGCTTGCGGTAATAGGCCAGGCGCGTATCCCGGTCGATGCGGTTCACGCAATCAATGATCGGCGCCAGGGCGCTGGCGGCTGCAGTGTGGGGCTGTCGTGCTGGTCCAGCCACAACTGCACCTGTTGCAGGGGCTTGGTGGCGCCGGCCATGCCGAGCAATCCCAAGGCCAGGAAAATGCCGATGGGGAATAGCAGATTCGGATTCATCTCTTGGCCTCCTGGCCGTACCACTGCGCTTCGGTGGCGGGTGCCTGGCATTCGGGAGCAGTGCGCGGCATGCGGCTGCACAGGCGTTCGGTCCACTGTTGCAGACCCTGGTTGCGGGTGACCAAGTACTGCCTGTCGAGCAGCAACAGGCCGGCATAGAGCGCAATCACCACGAGGACGGCCAGCACCATGCCCCCTGTGGTCCAGCGGGGGTGACGGACAGTCCAGGGGTGTGGTGGTTGTTGAACGGTCGCTTGACCAGGCCGATCAGTGCCAGAGCGCCCACCAGCGTCAGGCTGGCGACGGGGCTGAAGACATACCCCAGCGCGCCCGCCAGCACCACCCCAGGCACCAGGTCGCGTATTGGCAGTAACTTCAGGGGCATGCGCTCGCTGAGTCGTTCATCCAGCACACGGTATTGGTGGGCCAGTGGGCGCCACACTTGCCAGGCCAGCCCGGCACCGATCACGGCGGCCAGTGACCACAGGATCCCGTAGCCCATTGTCGGGATCACGTGACCGGCCAGGCGCTCGGCCTTGACCAGCACGCCCACCAGGCAACCCAGCACCAGCGCGACGATCCACGGCCAAGTGTCGGTAGCCGTGTCCCAGCCTTGCCAGAAATAAACGGTGCCGCCGGGCATCGCTTCGGCGAGGGCCACGTGGTCGGCATAGATATCGGCGCTGAGGGCCTGGCAGGCTTTCCAGTCGTCTTGATCCAGGCGCTCGGCGAACGCACGGCGCTGACTCAGGCTCATCGGCGCCAGCAACAGGCGTGCAGCGCGTTGTTGCGGGGTGAAGGGCGGCTCGGCGGCCAATGCCCGTTGGCGTGCGATAAAAGAGGCCCTTGCTGGCGTCGCAACAACAGCGCCCAGTCGCCGGGCGGGCACGTGTGGTCGGCGCCACCGTGCCAGTCCTGGCCAGCACACACCGCGTCGAACACGGCGCAGGACCAGTAATGACTCTGGGCCAACAGCCTGGCCAGCCATTGGTTGAACCACTCGGCATGCGGGTGGTTATGCACCCACGCGTGTTGATCACGCGCCGCGTAGGCGGCCAGGAATGCCGCCTCGTCCTTGTGCTCAAGGGCTTCGCGCAACGGTTGCTGCAGAGCGACACGGTGTTGGCGTTCGAGCTTCTCGACCAGCTCGGCGGGCAGCTCGAGGCGTTGCCAGGCCGTAAGCCAATTGAACGTTTCGAAGGCCCAGCGCGTGTCTTCGGTGCTGAGTTCGCCTTCGATGCTGCGATGCAGCAGGTGCACTTCGAAGAACAGCGCTGTGCCGTCCTGCATTGCGGCTTGATAGCGTTGATCGAGGGTTTCACCCCGGTGTTCAACCACGACTTCGACGGTTTTCCTGCGGAGCTTGGCTCCATTCCAGCGCAGCCTCGTAGGCTTCGCGCAGGCGCTGGAAACCCTCGGGGTCTTCGTCCGGCCGGGTCTTCTTCAACAGCGCGGCGTATTGGCGCTTGATCGTGCGGCTATCGGCATCCGGCGTAAGGCCAAGGACATTCCAGCAAGTCATGTGCGGTGCAACTCCCTAAACAATCGGGCGCACATTACCTGTTTTAGGGGTGATAAACCAGCGGTAGTACGGGTTGGCGCTGTCCTGCTGCAACACCTCCCGAATATCCCGCCCCATGCATCACGGTCGCCGTCGTAGGCATGCAGGCTGGCGCGGTAGAACTGCATCAGCCGTTGCTGCTCGGCGCTGAGGGTGCGGGTGAACGTTGCGTCTGCATTGACCAGCGGCACCGGCGTGCGCAGGTCGAGCAAGGCCGGCAGCACTCGGGTGATTTCCTTGGCGCGCACCCACGGTGCGTATTCGATGTGCGGCTGGTCATCGGTGACGGCGGGCGCGTCGGCGGCAAAACGCTCCAGGCCCTGGCGATCGGTGACCCAGGTGGCCAGCAGCGTCGCGGCTGAATCGATACCGACGTCGGACAGCGCACTGCGCACGTCGGGCTGCTCGAAGCGCTGGCGGATGCGCTCTGCGTCCAGATTGATCGGTTCAAGGGAACCCACCAGCAGCATCTCGTGAAACTCACTGGTCCACAGCGATGCGTAGGGGAATACGTCAAGAAAGCTGCGCACCAGCGCGCGGGAGTCGTCGATGTTTTGCGTCGGCAACGGCAGCCATTGGGCGAGCAGGCCGTTTTTCTCCAGGCGTGTGGCGGCCAGCCTGTAGAAGTCCTGGGAATAGAGGTTAACCACACCGGCGGCGGAGGGCGGCGGGGGCTCCAGGGTGATCAGGTCGTAGGCCTGTGGATTGCGCAGCAGTTCCTGGCGACCGTCGCGCAGGCGCACTTCTACGCCAGGGTCGCTGGCAGCGTGGTAATTGCCTTTGAACAACGGTGCTGCCTGCACCACCGACGGCAGCAATTCGGCAACAACGCGGTGTTCCAGGCCTGGGTAACGCAACAAGGCGCCGGCGGTTATGCCGGTGCCAAAACCGATCACCAGCGCCGACTTGGGCTCGCCGTTGTGGATCAGCAGCGGCAATAACGCCTGGATACGCATGTAGCGCAGCGACGGCATGGCGTCGCCAGTGTTCGATACGCCTTGGATATACAGGCGCTGGAAAGCCCGTGCGCCCTGGCCTTGAGTGACCACGGCCACCGTCGCCCCACGTCCTTCCTGATAAAACGCCAAGCTGGCATTGCGTGCGCCCGGCAGTAATTTGGCCAGGCGATCCACTGGAGTCAGCAGTGCCACGGCCACCGATACCAGCCCCAGCGCCACCACGGCCTGGCGCCGACCTTTTTAACGCCATGGCCACGCCGCACGGCCAGGTAGCCCACCACGCTCGCGATCACAGCCAGCAGGCCCAAGGTCCGTACCAATCCCAGCCACGGGATCAGCACAAACCCGCAGAGCATCACACCGACAATCCCACCCAGGGTGTTGAACGCCACCACAGCGCCCACGTCGCGGCCCACATGGCGGTTGCCCACGCTCAGGCGCAAGGCCACGGGAAACGCAGCGCCCAGCATCAGTGTCGGCACAAACACGATGCACAGTGCCGCCACTGCAAACCGTGCACTCATACCGGGCAGTTCACTGCCGCCCAGGCTCAGCACCAGCGACTCGGCCTGGGTTTGCAACAGCACCAGCCAACGGCCCAGCAGGGCGATTTCCAGCAGCGCCACCAGCCCGGCACCCGCGATCAACAGGCCGAACATGCCCCAAGGGTCACGCAGACGCTCCACGCGGCGGGACATCCATTGGCTGCCCACATACAAGCCGGTCAGGTAGGTGGCGAGTACCACCGCAAACGCATAGGTGCGTGTGCTCATGAACTGCACGATGGATTGTGACCACACCACCTCGTAACCCAGCGCCACACCCCCTGCGATGGCGTAGAGCACCAGCGCCAATCGAGCGGGTTGTACCGCATGAGCCGGAGCCACAATGGCGGGCGGTCGATGACGCACCGCCAGCATTGCGCCCGCCGCAGCGACCAGGTTCAACAGCGCCGCGACCAACGCACTGCCGCGCACGCCAAATTGCGCGATCAAAACGAATGCCGTCAGCAACGTACCGGCAATTGCCCCGGCGGTGTTGGCGGCATACAAGCGCCCGCCAGCCTGGCTCAAGCCTTTGGCGTCGATGTTCAGCGAGCGCACCAGCACCGGCAACGTGCCGCCCATTAGCAACGCTGGCAGCCCCACCAGGGCAAACGGCAGCGCCCAGGCCAGCAGGCCAATGCGTGCCTCCAGCCAAGCGAAGGGTTCGGCGGCGGTGCCCAGCGCCAGCGTGGCGCCGACGCCGAAAACGGCCACCAGTAATTCCAGGCCCGCGTACAACAGCAATGGCCGCGAGAAGCGGTCCGCCAAGCGTCCAAACAACAGCCCACCCAGGGCCAGTCCAGCGAAAAAAGCACTGATGCCGGTGGTGATTGCATACACCTCCACGCCGACCACCAAGGACAACTGCTTGATCCACAGCACCTGATACACCAACGCTGCGCCGCCGGAGATGAACAGGAGGAGGGCGGGGAGCAGGATTGAGGTACGGGTGGCGATCTCCAGGGCTTGCTGGCAGTGCGTGCGGTCATTACAGAATTCCAGAGCTTGCGAAGAACTCTGGGCTTGCTCGCGAAAGCGGTATGTCAGTCGCCGAATAGGTTGGCTGATCTACCGCTTTCGCGAGCAAGCCCGCTCCCACATTTTGTTGTGTTGTGTCAGTTATGAGGCGGGCGCGGCCTTCATCTTCGCCTCAATTTTCTTGTCCACCGCTTCACGAATCTGGTCGATGCTGAAGCTCGGCGGTTTCTGGCTCGGTGGGTATTCGACAAAGGTTTCCAGGAACTTCGCCGCTTTGGTCACCGCTACCGCTCCCAGGTAAACGTTCTTGGTGGTCCAGTCGTAATACTGGTCTGAAACCACGTCCGCACGTTCATACGGGTCCATCCTCAGGTTGAAGATCTTCGGCACCCGCAACTGCACGAACGGCTCGCTCCAGACCCTGAACCCACCGGGCTGGCGCTGCTCGGCGAACACCACTTTCCAGTTGTCGAAGCGTATCGACACCAGCATGCCGTCATCATTGAAGTAGAAGAACTCGTTGCGCGCGCCTTTAGGCTGTTGGCCAGTGAGGTAGGGCAGTTGGTTGTAGCCGTCCAGGTGCACCTTGAAGTTGGTGCCACCGGCCGTCGGTGCCCAGCCTTTGAGCAGCTTGTCCTTCACGTCGGCATCACCGGCGGCGGCGAGCAGGGTCGGGAACCAGTCCATGCCCGAGACCATCTCGTTGGACACTTCGCCCCCTTGATCTTGCCCGGCCAACGGATGATCGCCGGCACCCGATAGGCGCCTTCCCAGTTGGAGTCTTTCTCGTTACGGAACGGCGTGGTCGCCGCGTCCGGCCAAGAGAACTGGTTCGGCCCGTTGTCGGTGGTGTAGACCACGATGGTGTTGTCGGCGATTTTCAGGTCATCGAGGGTTTGCAGGAGTTTGCCCACATCGCCGTCATGTTCCAGCATGCCGTCGGCGTACTCGTTGCCGGGCATGCCGCTCTGGCCCTTCATCGAGTCTCGCACGTGGGTAAACACGTGCATGCGCGTGGTGTTCATCCACACGAAGAACGGCTTGTTGGCTTCGGCTTGTTTTTGATGAAGGCTTGTGCCGCAGCCGTGGTTTCGTCATCGATGGTTTCCATGCGCTTGGTGGTCAACGCGCCGGTGTCTTCGATCTTGCCGTCGGCAAAGCTGTGGATCACCC
The Pseudomonas poae DNA segment above includes these coding regions:
- a CDS encoding DUF3313 domain-containing protein, whose product is MKLRLTISALCIASIAMAGCASKVTQPEEYSGFLSDYSQLKEAKSPSGAEVMRWVDPKLDLSRYTAVYVEPTQFYPKPQATAKIPESTLNGINTYYNQALKRELEKSLPLANAPGPGVIVVRAAITAVSSKTEALAPYEYIPVALVVAAASTATGHRDQETTLGTEAQFLDGASGKVLAQVVRKGTGKPLSNDAQAMKADDVKSVIDGWASDLHQSYVKLKSTRTYYAPAGCNS